In Apium graveolens cultivar Ventura chromosome 10, ASM990537v1, whole genome shotgun sequence, the following are encoded in one genomic region:
- the LOC141690885 gene encoding uncharacterized protein LOC141690885 — MDTNIVLVPKKKNPQYMVDLRPISLCNVRYKILSKEIKDVVIEIFGFREADSNTKYLGLPNCMNRNKTAFLGYLKDRVSNIIQNWDGSLLNRGGKEVLLKTVAQSIPTYAMSVFLLPLQMFKDMEQMMCKYWWKSGKKEKSIHWMSWERMCISKLFGGLGYRNIHEFYWGSKIGV, encoded by the exons ATGGATACCAATATTGTCCTAGTCCCGAAGAAGAAAAATCCTCAGTACATGGTAGATCTTAGGCCAATATCTCTCTGCAATGTCAGGTACAAGATTTTATCAAAG GAGATCAAGGATGTAGTGATTGAAATTTTTGGTTTTCGCGAAGCTGACTCCAATACTAAATACCTCGGACTTCCAAATTGTATGAATAGAAATAAAACGGCATTCCTAGGATATTTGAAAGACCGAGTTAGCAACATAATTCAGAACTGGGATGGTAGTCTTCTAAACAGGGGTGGTAAAGAAGTTTTACTCAAGACAGTAGCACAGTCAATTCCTACTTATGCAATGTCGGTCTTCTTACTCCCGCTTCAGATGTTTAAAGACATGGAGCAGATGATGTGCAAGTATTGGTGGAAATCAGGGAAGAAAGAAAAAAGCATTCATTGGATGAGTTGGGAGCGTATGTGTATTTCAAAATTGTTTGGAGGTCTTGGGTATCGAAACATCCATGAGTTTTACTGGGGAAGCAAGATTGGCGTTTAG